In Hahella sp. KA22, one genomic interval encodes:
- a CDS encoding response regulator, which yields MAPPIRKIVYVEDEPDIQAIAQMALEAIGGFEVILCSSGREALEVIPKEMPDLVLMDVMMPELDGPSTLLALRDVPECKHLPVAFMTAKVQKSEIDEFISLGAVGVIPKPFDPMKLSDEVKRLWEKVHGG from the coding sequence GTGGCTCCGCCTATCCGGAAAATTGTCTATGTGGAAGATGAACCTGATATTCAGGCTATAGCGCAGATGGCCCTGGAGGCGATTGGCGGGTTCGAGGTCATACTGTGCAGCTCTGGCCGAGAGGCGTTGGAGGTGATTCCCAAGGAAATGCCGGACTTGGTGTTGATGGATGTGATGATGCCTGAACTGGACGGCCCCTCCACATTGCTGGCTTTACGAGATGTGCCGGAATGCAAGCACTTGCCCGTCGCGTTTATGACCGCCAAAGTGCAGAAGTCGGAAATTGATGAGTTTATCAGTCTGGGGGCAGTCGGCGTGATACCCAAACCCTTTGATCCAATGAAGCTTTCCGATGAGGTTAAGCGGCTCTGGGAGAAGGTGCATGGGGGATGA
- a CDS encoding diguanylate cyclase, with protein sequence MGDERENAKDDSRSPMEKMQALRTAYASALPQKLTNVRDSWSSVRTLQNFNREILMPFRHLVHRLAGSGASYGFARLSALMQKIEQKIDQLSDFPENAKRLVLEIDNLLTQVDSSAQPDEQSNEELSLISSQRIQRPAAPKALLALSSKSVCNSLPEQLKHYGYEVRACPAEEVIENALRFEPDIVVYEEPSESQVCPAPIEMGKTKVPFVFVLHQTPNLFLRVQAYRAGIREVLQSPPDISQLLSKFDQCFISEGDVPYRVLLIDDDSELAMYHAQLLEQAQMNARVVSQPEDIPEVLLEFFPDVILMDLYLPGYNGIELAVAIRQDATLYGVPIIFVSVEQDIARHLGAIRAGGDDFLIKPVPAPFLLASVESRARRGRELRGMLSRDGLTGLLNHVSAEEYLSQQLSRARRMDSSLAYVMVDLDHFKKVNDNYGHLMGDRVLVNFARYLQGRLRRSDVIGRYGGEEFVVILPDTTKEHARFVIESMRMSFASINHNTAEDPLRVTFSAGIAAFPDIDDMTTLTKAADDALYDAKQQGRNKVCIYKPKTSD encoded by the coding sequence ATGGGGGATGAGCGGGAGAACGCGAAAGACGATTCACGCTCGCCGATGGAAAAAATGCAGGCTCTGCGCACGGCGTACGCCAGTGCGTTGCCGCAAAAGCTGACCAATGTGCGCGATAGTTGGAGTTCCGTTAGAACGCTGCAAAATTTCAATCGGGAAATTCTGATGCCCTTCCGGCATCTGGTGCACCGTTTGGCCGGCTCTGGCGCCTCCTACGGGTTCGCCCGACTTTCCGCGCTGATGCAGAAGATCGAACAAAAAATCGATCAGCTCTCTGACTTTCCCGAGAACGCCAAGCGTTTGGTGCTGGAAATCGATAACCTGCTGACTCAGGTTGATTCCTCCGCGCAACCGGACGAACAAAGCAATGAAGAACTTTCCCTGATTTCCTCCCAACGCATTCAACGTCCGGCGGCGCCCAAGGCGTTACTGGCTTTGTCGAGTAAGAGCGTCTGCAATTCACTACCGGAACAGTTGAAGCATTACGGGTATGAAGTGCGCGCCTGTCCGGCGGAGGAAGTGATCGAGAACGCGCTGCGGTTCGAGCCGGATATTGTCGTGTATGAAGAGCCGAGCGAATCCCAGGTCTGCCCGGCGCCCATTGAAATGGGCAAAACCAAAGTCCCTTTTGTGTTCGTATTACATCAGACGCCGAATCTGTTTTTACGTGTGCAGGCGTATCGGGCGGGAATACGAGAAGTGCTGCAGTCGCCACCGGATATTTCCCAGTTACTGAGTAAATTTGATCAATGCTTTATTTCTGAAGGAGACGTGCCCTACAGAGTGTTGTTGATCGACGACGACAGTGAGCTGGCCATGTATCACGCACAGTTGTTGGAACAGGCGCAGATGAATGCGCGGGTGGTGTCTCAGCCCGAAGATATTCCCGAAGTATTGCTGGAATTTTTTCCTGATGTGATTCTGATGGATTTGTATTTGCCCGGGTACAACGGCATCGAGCTGGCCGTGGCCATACGCCAGGACGCCACGCTCTATGGCGTGCCAATCATCTTTGTTTCGGTGGAGCAGGATATCGCCCGCCATTTGGGCGCGATTCGCGCTGGCGGCGACGATTTCCTTATCAAACCGGTGCCGGCGCCCTTTCTGCTGGCGTCAGTGGAGAGTCGGGCGCGGCGAGGCAGGGAATTGCGGGGCATGCTGAGCCGGGACGGCCTGACCGGACTGCTCAACCACGTCAGCGCGGAAGAGTATTTATCGCAACAATTATCCCGGGCTCGTCGGATGGATAGCAGTCTGGCGTATGTCATGGTGGATCTGGATCACTTTAAAAAGGTCAATGATAATTACGGTCACCTGATGGGCGACCGCGTATTGGTGAATTTCGCGCGTTATCTGCAGGGACGTTTGCGACGTAGCGATGTGATCGGGCGTTACGGCGGCGAAGAGTTCGTCGTGATATTGCCGGACACCACCAAAGAGCACGCCCGATTTGTCATCGAGTCCATGCGGATGAGCTTCGCCTCCATCAATCACAACACTGCGGAAGACCCTCTTCGGGTGACCTTCAGCGCAGGCATCGCCGCCTTTCCCGATATTGACGACATGACGACGCTTACCAAGGCGGCGGATGACGCTTTGTATGACGCCAAACAGCAGGGGCGTAACAAAGTCTGCATATATAAACCCAAGACTTCGGATTGA
- a CDS encoding bifunctional diguanylate cyclase/phosphodiesterase, with protein sequence MDGALINKLAQIQRHYRQSLGARADALEKWWDELLKKSDRQRLNDICMTLHSLAGSGKTFGLPELSAAAAELNAYLQDLIREGSIAFDKYNGRMDLLLQLMRRPHTGDAASGASEMESHPRPGRLVYIVEDDQMLSQWMKTHIEQHGYSARIFNSLTALGQRPKEETPLAILMDVILPEGENAGLDFAINQESSEFSGVPLVVISKRTDFDARLQAVRAGVRHYLTKPLDSESLLASIEDMVEEKPAEPYRILLVDDDEDVTALYRAHLEAAGVEARTLSDPKKALQVIIEFKPELIVLDLHMPECSGLEVGQIIRQHVQFANVPLVFLSAESDSSAQLSAIELAGDDFLMKPIDPEVLRINLIARARRARMVSMYVRSLIKEMSFKEQHDALTGLPNRLHLERRLELAIRNVRYGVRDQFSLFLIDVDNFQHINDAYGHELGDQLIVDLSKRLESLIPHSAVLCRPGGDEFAILFKGVRDKKQVIQYAERLLEACETPFNIGMDEISIGLSIGVATYSREHKSNFGIELYKEADMALFTAKKMGKNDFVIFEEHMASELKAQVSMTSDLRKALVNREFHLVYQPQVNLYNHRIFGAEVLLRWNHPVRGPVSPAEFIPVAEAHGLIDQLGEYVLRCAIKQIADWKRQYGRAVRLAVNVSPRQFGRFDFVSQVGLLLEEFHVDGRLLELEITESALAKDIETAVSKLMELRCLGVGVAVDDFGTGFSNLASLKRYPVDLLKIDRSFIRDIPHDQDNLAIVIAIVQMAKTLGLKILAEGVETIDQIRVMRQQGCDLIQGFYVARPMPVEQFEEDYLSGSGQESGAL encoded by the coding sequence ATGGACGGTGCACTGATAAACAAGCTGGCGCAGATTCAGCGACATTATCGGCAGTCGTTGGGCGCCAGGGCGGATGCGCTGGAAAAATGGTGGGACGAATTACTGAAAAAGAGTGATCGTCAACGCCTGAACGATATTTGTATGACGTTGCACAGCCTGGCGGGATCGGGAAAAACGTTTGGGCTTCCCGAGCTCAGTGCGGCGGCGGCGGAGTTAAACGCCTATTTACAGGATTTAATCAGAGAAGGCTCTATTGCGTTTGATAAGTACAACGGACGCATGGACCTGCTTTTACAACTGATGCGTCGCCCGCACACCGGCGACGCCGCGTCTGGAGCTAGCGAGATGGAGAGCCACCCTCGTCCGGGACGCTTGGTCTACATTGTCGAAGACGATCAGATGCTGTCGCAGTGGATGAAAACCCACATTGAGCAGCATGGCTACAGCGCACGTATCTTCAATAGTCTGACGGCGTTAGGACAGCGGCCAAAAGAAGAAACGCCGTTGGCGATTCTGATGGACGTTATATTGCCGGAAGGGGAGAACGCCGGACTGGACTTCGCCATTAATCAGGAATCATCCGAATTCAGCGGCGTGCCTCTGGTGGTTATTTCCAAGCGCACGGACTTTGATGCGCGTCTGCAGGCGGTGCGGGCCGGAGTGCGCCACTATCTCACCAAGCCTCTGGACTCCGAGAGTCTGCTGGCCAGCATTGAAGACATGGTGGAGGAGAAGCCGGCGGAACCGTATCGCATTCTGCTGGTGGACGATGATGAGGACGTTACAGCCCTTTACCGTGCGCATCTGGAAGCAGCGGGCGTGGAGGCGCGCACCCTGAGCGATCCAAAAAAAGCGCTGCAGGTGATCATAGAGTTCAAACCGGAGCTTATTGTCCTCGATCTGCATATGCCGGAATGCTCGGGATTAGAGGTTGGTCAGATCATCCGTCAGCACGTGCAGTTCGCCAATGTGCCGCTGGTGTTTCTCTCCGCGGAGTCTGACTCCAGCGCGCAACTGTCCGCCATCGAACTGGCCGGCGACGATTTTCTGATGAAGCCCATCGATCCTGAAGTGCTGCGCATCAATCTCATTGCGCGCGCGCGCCGGGCCCGCATGGTGAGCATGTATGTGCGCAGCCTGATCAAGGAAATGTCGTTCAAAGAGCAGCACGATGCGCTCACCGGGCTGCCTAACCGATTGCATCTGGAGCGCCGCCTGGAGCTGGCGATTCGCAACGTCCGGTATGGCGTACGGGATCAGTTCTCATTGTTTCTGATCGATGTGGACAACTTCCAGCATATCAACGACGCCTACGGGCACGAGTTGGGGGATCAACTGATCGTCGATTTGTCCAAACGACTCGAATCCCTGATTCCTCACAGCGCGGTCTTGTGTCGTCCGGGAGGGGACGAGTTCGCCATTCTGTTCAAAGGCGTGCGGGATAAGAAGCAGGTGATTCAATATGCCGAGCGACTGCTGGAGGCCTGTGAGACGCCGTTCAATATCGGCATGGATGAAATCAGTATCGGTCTCAGTATTGGCGTCGCCACCTACAGTCGCGAACACAAATCCAACTTCGGCATCGAGCTCTACAAAGAAGCTGACATGGCGTTGTTCACCGCCAAGAAAATGGGCAAGAACGACTTCGTGATCTTTGAAGAGCACATGGCGTCAGAGCTGAAAGCCCAGGTGAGCATGACCAGCGATCTGCGCAAGGCGCTGGTCAACCGCGAGTTTCATCTGGTGTATCAACCCCAGGTCAATTTGTACAACCATCGCATATTCGGCGCGGAAGTGCTGTTGCGCTGGAACCATCCGGTGCGCGGTCCTGTGTCGCCGGCGGAGTTTATTCCTGTGGCGGAGGCGCATGGCCTGATCGATCAACTGGGCGAATATGTGTTGCGCTGCGCCATTAAGCAGATTGCTGACTGGAAGCGTCAGTATGGCCGCGCCGTGCGTCTGGCGGTGAACGTGTCGCCGCGCCAGTTTGGACGTTTTGATTTTGTGTCCCAGGTTGGTTTGCTGTTGGAGGAGTTCCATGTGGACGGGCGTCTGCTGGAGCTGGAAATCACGGAAAGCGCACTGGCCAAGGATATAGAAACGGCAGTGTCCAAACTGATGGAGCTGCGTTGTCTGGGCGTTGGCGTGGCGGTGGACGATTTCGGCACGGGCTTTTCCAATCTGGCTTCATTAAAGCGTTATCCGGTGGATTTATTGAAAATCGACCGGTCCTTTATTCGCGATATCCCACATGATCAGGACAATCTGGCGATCGTCATCGCGATTGTGCAAATGGCGAAAACCTTAGGCTTGAAGATACTGGCGGAAGGGGTTGAGACTATTGATCAGATCCGCGTCATGCGGCAACAGGGTTGCGATCTGATCCAGGGCTTTTATGTCGCCCGTCCCATGCCGGTGGAGCAGTTTGAGGAAGACTACCTGAGCGGCTCAGGCCAAGAGAGCGGGGCCTTATAA
- a CDS encoding MBL fold metallo-hydrolase, protein MKYEIVPVTPFVQNCTVLWCEKTRQAAVVDPGGDLAKIEAVLKRNGLTLEKVLLTHAHIDHAGGTAELADSHEIPIEGPEYEDKFWIDALPQQSMMFGFPSARQFTPNRWLNDGDEVSVGEETLRVLHCPGHTPGHVIFYHQGARLALVGDVLFNGSIGRTDFPKGDHATLIQSIKTKLWPLGDDVSFIPGHGPMSTFGAERRTNPFVKD, encoded by the coding sequence ATGAAATACGAAATAGTGCCCGTTACCCCTTTTGTTCAGAACTGCACCGTACTCTGGTGTGAAAAAACGCGTCAGGCCGCCGTGGTGGACCCGGGCGGAGACCTCGCCAAGATTGAAGCTGTGTTGAAGCGCAATGGACTGACGCTGGAAAAAGTATTGTTGACCCATGCGCATATCGATCATGCCGGCGGCACAGCAGAGTTGGCGGACTCTCATGAAATTCCGATCGAAGGGCCGGAGTATGAGGACAAGTTCTGGATCGACGCCTTACCGCAGCAAAGCATGATGTTCGGTTTCCCCAGCGCCAGGCAGTTTACTCCGAATCGCTGGCTGAACGATGGCGATGAAGTCAGCGTTGGTGAGGAAACGCTGCGAGTGTTGCACTGCCCGGGACATACGCCCGGACATGTGATTTTCTACCATCAGGGCGCGCGTCTGGCGCTGGTGGGGGACGTTCTGTTCAATGGCTCCATCGGCCGCACTGATTTTCCCAAAGGCGATCACGCCACGCTGATTCAATCCATCAAAACCAAATTATGGCCATTGGGCGATGACGTTTCCTTCATTCCGGGTCATGGCCCCATGTCCACCTTTGGCGCAGAACGCAGAACCAATCCTTTCGTGAAAGACTAG